A single window of Coffea eugenioides isolate CCC68of chromosome 7, Ceug_1.0, whole genome shotgun sequence DNA harbors:
- the LOC113778154 gene encoding uncharacterized protein LOC113778154 — MAMNSTAMAATPSLPTTAGGGGRTVPCSPRFLQCCNCSYLQYLNRATTHSRPDSSLYAIIQERTTHHHNLRFRPIFKAADSTQPTTSTPSADKSLVPDDEFSLAKVSFGVIGLGGGITLLSYGFGAYFNILPGSEWSALMLTYGFPLTIIGMAFKYAELKPVPCLTHSDAQKLRESCATPTLKQVRSDVTRYRYGDEQHLDEALKRIFQYGQGGGIPRRSAPVLQMIREEVTEDGKYCLILVFEAKALQLSDFEQRQAKFASFFGPGITAEVVKGGKDLYEIRLISNTIL; from the exons ATGGCCATGAATTCTACTGCAATGGCAGCAACACCATCCTTGCCAACTACagcaggaggaggaggaaggacTGTGCCATGTTCACCACGTTTTCTGCAATGTTGCAATTGCAGCTATCTTCAGTATCTAAACCGAGCAACCACACATAGCAGACCAGACTCCAGTTTATATGCTATCATTCAAGAAAGAACCACCCATCATCATAATCTTCGATTCAGACCCATCTTCAAAGCGGCCGATTCAACTCAGCCCACCACCAGCACCCCTTCCGCCGACAAGTCCCTTGTTCCCGATGATGAGTTTTCCCTCGCCAAG GTCTCATTCGGGGTGATTGGCCTAGGTGGTGGAATTACACTTCTCTC GTATGGTTTTGGGGCATACTTCAACATCCTTCCTGGATCTGAGTGGTCTGCTTTAATGCTTACATATGGGTTTCCACTAACAATCATTGGAATGGCTTTCAAG TATGCAGAGCTTAAACCTGTGCCCTGCTTGACCCATTCAGATGCTCAAAAGCTGCGGGAAAGTTGTGCTACCCCAACCCTCAAGCAG GTCAGAAGTGATGTTACAAGATATCGTTATGGAGATGAGCAGCACCTAGACGAGGCATTGAAAAGGATTTTCCAGTATGGTCAG GGTGGAGGAATTCCACGAAGAAGTGCTCCAGTTTTACAGATGATTCGTGAAGAA GTTACTGAGGATGGTAAATACTGTTTAATATTGGTATTTGAGGCAAAAGCTCTACAATTGTCAGATTTTGAACAAAGACAG GCAAAATTTGCATCTTTCTTTGGACCCGGGATAACAGCTGAAGTCG TGAAGGGAGGTAAAGATTTGTATGAAATTCGACTTATTTCTAACACAATACTGTAG